In Polyangiaceae bacterium, the genomic window GTCATCGATCGCAAGGACCGCGACCTCGGGCGCCAGCTCCGGCGTTGCTCCGCCAGCGTCGGCCAGAACCTGGCAGAGGGGATGTACTCCCGCGGGCGCAATCGGGCGGCGAAGTATCACGTCGCGCTGGGGTCGGCGCGGGAGATGCTGGCGTGCTTGGAGCTCGCGGAGGCGTTCGGGTACACCGCGCCGCTCGCCCAGGAGATGCGCGCCAGGTTCGACCGGATCATCGGCACGCTGGTGCGGCTGGTGGAGCGGGCGGGGTGACTGCGACTCCTCGTGCACTCTGAGCCCGAGGTGCGCGGGTGCAGCGGGCAGCGGGCAGCGGCAGCGCGGGGTGGGGCGTGGGGCAGGCGGGGGCGGGGAGTGTCGCGAGGGTACCGGCGGGGAGCCCAGCGCGAGCCTTGACCCCTCAGGGGTAAGGCATCATGATGCTCTCATGCGG contains:
- a CDS encoding four helix bundle protein, with amino-acid sequence MLRIYPVVLDVIRQLRPVMAVIDRKDRDLGRQLRRCSASVGQNLAEGMYSRGRNRAAKYHVALGSAREMLACLELAEAFGYTAPLAQEMRARFDRIIGTLVRLVERAG